In Thermomonas carbonis, a single genomic region encodes these proteins:
- the grxD gene encoding Grx4 family monothiol glutaredoxin — protein MSVEDRIRAEIEGHPIVLFMKGTPQFPMCGFSSRSVQALKAAGAQLHTVNVLEEPEIRANLPRFSDWPTFPQLFINGELIGGCDITVELSESGELARIVADAHKA, from the coding sequence ATGTCCGTGGAAGACCGCATCCGGGCCGAGATCGAAGGCCATCCCATCGTGCTGTTCATGAAGGGCACGCCGCAGTTCCCGATGTGCGGCTTTTCCAGTCGCTCGGTGCAGGCGCTGAAGGCGGCCGGCGCGCAGCTGCATACGGTAAATGTGCTGGAAGAGCCGGAGATCCGCGCGAACCTGCCGCGCTTCTCGGATTGGCCCACTTTCCCGCAGCTCTTCATCAACGGTGAGTTGATCGGCGGTTGCGACATCACCGTCGAACTGTCCGAATCCGGCGAGCTCGCCCGCATCGTCGCGGACGCGCACAAGGCGTGA